The following are encoded together in the Serratia sp. UGAL515B_01 genome:
- the metB gene encoding cystathionine gamma-synthase, producing the protein MTRKPATIAVRSGLNDDEQYGCVVPPIHLSSTYNFPDFNQPRAHDYSRRGNPTRDVVQRALAELEGGAGAVMTGSGMSAIHLVTTVFLKPGDLLVAPHDCYGGSYRLFDSLSKRGAYRVLFIDQGNEAALQQALAQKPKLVLIESPSNPLLRVVDIAAICNAAHEAGALTVVDNTFLSPALQRPIELGADLVVHSCTKYLNGHSDVVAGAVIAKDKDLAVELAWWANNIGVTGAAFDSYLLLRGIRTLSPRIKAAQHNAAAIVSYLQQQPLVKKLYHPSLPEHPGHEIARRQQRGFGAMLSFELDGDEALLRRFLSALELFTLAESLGGVESLISHAATMTHAGMVPEARAAAGISESLLRISVGIEDSEDLIADLEQAFQAAVTR; encoded by the coding sequence ATGACGCGTAAACCAGCCACGATTGCCGTACGTAGCGGTCTGAATGACGACGAACAGTACGGTTGTGTTGTCCCGCCGATCCATCTTTCCAGTACCTATAATTTCCCTGACTTCAATCAACCCCGTGCTCATGATTACTCGCGTCGCGGAAATCCGACGCGAGATGTGGTGCAACGTGCGTTGGCTGAGCTTGAAGGGGGGGCGGGGGCGGTCATGACCGGCAGTGGGATGTCAGCAATTCACCTGGTGACAACGGTTTTTCTCAAACCAGGCGATCTGTTAGTGGCTCCACATGATTGTTATGGCGGCAGCTATCGCTTGTTCGATAGCCTGAGTAAACGTGGTGCCTATCGCGTGTTGTTTATCGACCAGGGTAATGAAGCCGCGTTACAACAGGCATTGGCTCAAAAACCGAAACTGGTACTGATTGAAAGCCCAAGCAACCCACTGTTGCGGGTGGTGGATATTGCGGCAATTTGTAACGCGGCGCACGAAGCAGGTGCCCTGACCGTGGTGGACAACACATTCCTCAGCCCTGCGTTGCAACGACCGATCGAACTGGGTGCTGATTTGGTTGTGCATTCCTGTACCAAATACCTCAATGGTCATTCCGATGTGGTTGCTGGGGCGGTGATCGCCAAAGATAAAGATTTGGCCGTTGAGCTGGCATGGTGGGCGAACAATATCGGTGTGACTGGTGCAGCGTTTGACAGCTATTTGCTGTTGAGGGGGATCCGCACCCTGTCGCCGCGAATTAAGGCGGCACAACACAATGCCGCGGCAATTGTCAGTTATTTACAGCAGCAACCGTTGGTCAAAAAGCTGTATCATCCCTCCCTGCCAGAACACCCAGGCCATGAGATAGCTCGCCGTCAGCAGCGAGGTTTTGGGGCCATGCTCAGTTTTGAACTGGACGGTGATGAAGCGCTTTTGCGCCGTTTTTTGTCTGCACTGGAACTGTTTACGCTGGCAGAGTCATTGGGTGGTGTAGAGAGTTTGATCTCACATGCGGCGACCATGACCCATGCAGGCATGGTTCCAGAGGCGCGTGCCGCAGCAGGTATTTCCGAAAGCTTGCTGCGTATTTCCGTTGGAATTGAAGACAGCGAAGATCTGATTGCCGATCTGGAACAAGCTTTCCAGGCGGCGGTAACGAGGTAA
- the metJ gene encoding met regulon transcriptional regulator MetJ, whose protein sequence is MAEWNGEYVSPYAEHGKKSEQVKKITVSIPLKVLKILTDERTRRQVNNLRHATNSELLCEAFLHAFTGQPLPNDEDLRKERSDEIPEAAKVLMRELGVDPDTWEY, encoded by the coding sequence ATGGCTGAGTGGAACGGCGAGTATGTCAGCCCTTACGCTGAACACGGTAAAAAAAGCGAGCAAGTAAAAAAAATCACGGTATCCATCCCGCTGAAGGTGCTGAAAATCCTGACTGATGAACGCACTCGTCGCCAGGTAAACAACCTGCGCCACGCCACCAATAGCGAACTGCTGTGCGAAGCATTCCTACATGCTTTTACCGGCCAGCCGCTACCGAACGATGAAGACCTGCGCAAAGAACGCAGTGATGAAATCCCGGAAGCCGCAAAAGTGCTGATGCGTGAGTTGGGTGTTGACCCAGATACTTGGGAATATTGA
- the rpmE gene encoding 50S ribosomal protein L31, which translates to MKQGIHPKYEEVTANCSCGNVIKIRSTVGHDLNLDVCGECHPFYTGKQRDVATGGRVDRFNKRFSVPGTKK; encoded by the coding sequence ATGAAACAAGGTATCCACCCAAAATACGAAGAAGTTACTGCTAACTGCTCTTGCGGTAACGTGATCAAAATCCGTTCTACAGTGGGTCACGATCTGAACCTGGACGTTTGTGGCGAATGTCACCCGTTCTATACGGGTAAGCAGCGTGACGTTGCTACCGGTGGCCGCGTAGACCGCTTCAACAAGCGTTTCAGCGTACCAGGCACTAAGAAGTAA
- the priA gene encoding primosomal protein N', which yields MPVVHVALPVPLARTFDYLLPEDLQPVIGARVRVPWGKQRAIGIITGCSETSELPLEKLKPIEGLLDNQSLFSNSLWRILRWASEYYHYPIGEVLFHALPILLRQGKPAEGAPLWQWFATEQGRATPPESLRRAPKQQQALAALLQRPVYRHQINELDLTESALQALRVKGLSEIRAQAVATLDWRPGFEVLGERLRLNTEQATAVGAIRSEDDSFAAWLLAGVTGSGKTEVYLSVLENILAQGKQALVLVPEIGLTPQTIARFRERFNAPIDVLHSGLNDSERLAVWLRARSGEAAIVIGTRSALFTPFSRLGVIIIDEEHDSSYKQQEGWRYHARDLAVFRAHEENIPMVMGSATPALETLHNVQLGKYRQLKLTQRAGNAKLANQHLIDLKGLPLKVGLSQPLLKSMQHHLKNGNQVMLFLNRRGYAPALLCHECGWIAECQRCDRYYTFHQNQRQLRCHHCDSQRPVPYQCPQCGSTHLVSIGVGTEQLENELAPLFPETAITRIDRDTTSRKGSLEQHLVDIHRGGPRILIGTQMLAKGHHFPNVTLVALLDVDGALFSADFRSAERFAQLYTQVSGRAGRAGKQGEVLLQTHHPDHPLLQILLQQGYDAFAKQTLAERNSVFLPPYTNHVIVRSEDHDNQQASLFLQQLRNLLEASPLKDDSLWVMGPVPALQPKRGGRFRWQLLLQHPSRRLLQQLMKNTLPLIGSLPQARKVKWTLDVDPIDS from the coding sequence ATGCCTGTTGTACACGTCGCTCTGCCGGTTCCCCTCGCCCGTACCTTCGATTATCTGCTGCCAGAAGACCTACAGCCGGTTATCGGCGCGCGTGTCAGAGTACCTTGGGGAAAACAACGGGCGATAGGTATCATCACCGGGTGCAGTGAGACCAGTGAACTGCCCTTGGAAAAGCTCAAGCCCATCGAAGGCTTGCTGGATAACCAATCGCTGTTTTCCAACAGCCTATGGCGCATACTGCGGTGGGCCAGCGAATACTACCATTATCCCATTGGTGAAGTACTCTTCCACGCCTTGCCGATCCTGTTGCGGCAGGGAAAACCCGCCGAAGGTGCCCCTCTATGGCAATGGTTTGCCACCGAACAGGGGCGGGCCACACCACCGGAAAGTCTAAGACGTGCTCCGAAACAACAACAAGCACTGGCAGCTCTGCTACAGCGGCCGGTGTATCGCCATCAGATCAATGAGTTGGACCTGACAGAAAGCGCATTACAAGCGTTACGTGTCAAAGGGTTGAGTGAAATCCGTGCGCAAGCGGTGGCAACGCTAGACTGGCGACCCGGTTTTGAAGTGCTTGGTGAACGCCTGAGACTCAATACCGAACAGGCTACGGCGGTGGGCGCTATCCGCAGCGAAGACGATAGCTTTGCTGCCTGGCTGCTGGCTGGTGTCACCGGTTCGGGTAAAACGGAGGTTTATCTCAGCGTCCTGGAAAACATCTTGGCGCAAGGTAAACAGGCGTTGGTTCTGGTACCTGAGATCGGCTTAACCCCGCAGACTATCGCCCGCTTTCGTGAACGTTTTAATGCCCCGATAGACGTGCTTCACTCTGGTCTTAACGATAGCGAGCGGCTGGCCGTTTGGCTACGTGCTCGCAGTGGTGAAGCCGCAATCGTGATCGGTACGCGTTCAGCGCTGTTTACCCCCTTCTCACGCCTGGGCGTAATCATTATCGACGAAGAGCATGACAGCTCTTATAAACAGCAGGAGGGTTGGCGTTACCACGCCCGCGATCTGGCGGTATTCCGTGCCCATGAAGAAAATATCCCTATGGTTATGGGCTCTGCCACCCCTGCTCTAGAAACACTGCATAACGTGCAGTTAGGCAAATATCGTCAGCTAAAACTGACTCAGCGAGCAGGTAATGCCAAACTGGCGAATCAGCATCTGATAGATTTAAAAGGCCTGCCACTGAAGGTCGGGCTCTCTCAGCCTTTATTGAAAAGCATGCAACATCATTTGAAAAACGGCAATCAGGTGATGTTGTTCCTGAATCGACGTGGATACGCACCTGCGCTTCTTTGTCATGAGTGCGGATGGATCGCCGAGTGTCAGCGCTGCGATCGCTACTATACGTTCCATCAAAATCAGCGCCAGTTACGCTGCCACCACTGCGACAGTCAACGCCCAGTTCCCTATCAGTGTCCACAGTGTGGTTCGACACACCTTGTTTCTATTGGCGTTGGAACCGAACAGCTGGAAAATGAACTGGCCCCGCTGTTCCCGGAAACCGCCATTACCCGTATCGATCGTGATACCACTAGCCGTAAAGGCTCACTGGAGCAGCATCTGGTCGATATTCACCGCGGCGGCCCACGGATCCTGATAGGGACACAAATGTTGGCAAAAGGCCACCATTTTCCGAATGTAACCCTAGTTGCACTACTGGATGTTGACGGTGCGCTGTTCTCAGCGGACTTTCGGTCTGCTGAGCGCTTTGCTCAGCTTTATACTCAAGTTTCAGGCCGTGCTGGGCGCGCTGGCAAACAGGGAGAAGTTCTGTTGCAAACCCATCACCCGGACCATCCATTACTCCAGATATTACTGCAGCAAGGTTACGACGCTTTCGCCAAGCAAACGCTGGCAGAGCGCAACAGCGTATTTCTTCCCCCTTATACCAATCATGTTATCGTGCGTTCGGAAGACCACGATAACCAGCAAGCCTCGTTGTTCCTTCAGCAACTGCGCAATCTGTTAGAAGCAAGCCCACTAAAAGATGATTCACTGTGGGTGATGGGGCCAGTCCCTGCATTGCAACCAAAACGCGGAGGCAGATTCCGCTGGCAACTGTTACTACAACATCCTTCGCGGCGCCTATTGCAGCAACTTATGAAAAACACATTACCGCTGATTGGGAGCTTGCCACAGGCACGTAAAGTGAAATGGACATTGGACGTCGACCCCATCGATAGCTAA
- the cytR gene encoding DNA-binding transcriptional regulator CytR, with translation MEHKKELSMTTMKDVAEMAGVSTATVSRALMNPEKVSTPTRQKVEQAVLAVGYSPHALSRSVKRNESRTILVIVPNICDPFFADVIQGIEQTAAQHGYLVLIGDCAQQHQQERTFVNLIITKQIDGMLLLGSNLPFDASKEEQRNLPPMVMANEFAPELELPTVHIDNLTAAFEAVNYLQQLGHKRIACVAGPENMPLSHYRLQGYIQALRRNGIDIESSYITRCDFSYEAGAKALASLMALPKPPTAVFCHSDTIAIGVLSQAKKMGFRIPQDLSIVGFDDIKLTQYCDPPLTTVAQPRFQIGQQAMLLLLEQLHGQVVNNGSRLLDSELIIRDSTSAPKR, from the coding sequence TTGGAACACAAAAAAGAATTATCCATGACAACCATGAAAGACGTTGCCGAAATGGCTGGCGTTTCAACGGCAACCGTATCGCGCGCGCTCATGAACCCAGAGAAGGTATCAACTCCAACGCGTCAGAAAGTAGAGCAGGCCGTGTTGGCTGTGGGTTACTCGCCTCATGCTCTGTCACGGAGTGTCAAACGCAATGAATCCCGCACCATTCTAGTGATTGTCCCGAACATCTGCGATCCATTTTTCGCCGATGTGATCCAGGGGATCGAGCAAACTGCAGCCCAGCATGGCTATCTGGTACTGATCGGTGATTGCGCTCAGCAACATCAGCAGGAACGAACCTTCGTCAATCTGATCATCACCAAGCAAATTGACGGAATGCTGCTGCTCGGTTCAAATCTGCCCTTCGACGCCAGCAAAGAGGAACAGCGCAACTTGCCTCCCATGGTGATGGCCAACGAGTTTGCACCGGAACTTGAGCTACCAACCGTTCATATCGATAACCTGACAGCTGCGTTTGAAGCCGTAAATTATCTACAACAACTTGGCCATAAACGGATAGCATGTGTGGCTGGGCCAGAAAATATGCCGCTCAGCCATTATCGCTTACAAGGTTACATTCAGGCCTTACGTCGAAATGGCATTGACATCGAGAGCAGCTATATAACTCGCTGTGATTTTTCTTACGAAGCAGGGGCAAAAGCGTTGGCATCGTTGATGGCACTACCAAAACCGCCTACGGCCGTCTTTTGTCATAGCGACACCATTGCTATTGGCGTACTATCCCAAGCAAAAAAAATGGGCTTTCGTATACCACAAGACCTCTCTATTGTCGGTTTTGACGATATCAAGTTGACCCAATATTGTGACCCACCTTTGACAACAGTGGCTCAACCCCGTTTCCAGATTGGTCAACAAGCAATGCTACTGTTGCTAGAGCAGTTACACGGGCAAGTAGTCAACAACGGTTCAAGGCTCTTAGACAGCGAATTAATCATTAGGGATAGCACTTCGGCCCCGAAACGCTAG
- the ftsN gene encoding cell division protein FtsN has protein sequence MAQKDYVGRGRSEAAQRKTTSRKRRSSPQVPKTMVTLAVAILVVFIGGLYFITHHQPDDKTIIPTHSSRSGNGLPPKPEERWRYIKELENRQISIPSPTEPNAGGESIAKPQLTDEQRQLLEQMQSDMQQRPTQLSEVPYNSSKQTHNAGDRQQPMQQQLQQPPAQQQVAQPRNPFNNGVSSQQHQQTVSQPKPQVIAPPEPIRQVEPKPELKPVVRQETKPEPKKEVKSQLKQEVKPEIAKQEAKPEQKQKWMVQCGSFRATEQAESVRAQLAFGGIESRITSSGGWNRVMLGPYNSRTAADKALAHLKGNGMSSCIPLAIGG, from the coding sequence GTGGCACAGAAAGACTATGTAGGCCGCGGGCGCTCAGAAGCCGCGCAGCGTAAAACCACCAGCCGTAAAAGACGCAGTTCGCCACAGGTACCCAAAACCATGGTGACGCTTGCGGTTGCTATTTTGGTTGTGTTTATCGGTGGCCTCTATTTCATTACGCACCACCAGCCAGATGATAAAACAATCATACCCACACACAGCAGTCGCTCAGGCAACGGTTTACCACCGAAGCCAGAAGAACGCTGGCGTTATATTAAAGAGTTGGAAAACCGCCAAATTAGTATTCCGTCACCCACCGAGCCAAATGCTGGGGGTGAAAGCATTGCTAAACCCCAGTTGACGGATGAACAACGCCAGTTGCTGGAACAAATGCAGTCCGATATGCAACAGCGCCCAACGCAGCTGTCTGAAGTGCCTTATAACAGTAGCAAGCAGACGCATAATGCAGGCGACCGTCAACAGCCGATGCAACAACAATTGCAGCAACCACCGGCACAGCAGCAGGTAGCCCAACCGCGCAACCCGTTCAACAATGGTGTATCTTCTCAGCAGCATCAACAAACGGTATCGCAACCCAAACCACAGGTGATCGCACCACCAGAACCAATTCGGCAAGTGGAACCAAAACCAGAGTTAAAACCTGTAGTAAGACAAGAAACTAAGCCTGAGCCCAAAAAAGAAGTTAAGTCACAACTAAAGCAAGAAGTGAAACCAGAAATTGCAAAACAAGAGGCCAAACCTGAACAGAAACAAAAATGGATGGTGCAATGTGGTTCGTTCCGTGCAACTGAACAAGCTGAATCGGTGAGGGCACAGCTGGCATTTGGCGGCATCGAAAGTCGCATCACCTCAAGTGGAGGTTGGAACCGCGTTATGCTGGGCCCATACAATAGCCGTACAGCTGCAGATAAAGCCTTAGCTCATCTGAAGGGTAATGGTATGTCAAGTTGCATTCCCCTAGCCATTGGGGGTTGA
- the hslV gene encoding ATP-dependent protease subunit HslV, translating to MTTIVSVRRNGQVVIGGDGQATLGNTVMKGNVKKVRRLYNDKVIAGFAGGTADAFTLFELFERKLEMHQGHLVKAAVELAKDWRTDRMLRKLEALLAVADENASLIITGNGDVVQPENDLIAIGSGGPYAQSAARALLENTELSAREIVEKSLCIAGDICIYTNHFHTIEELPSKA from the coding sequence GTGACAACAATTGTAAGCGTACGCCGCAACGGTCAGGTAGTGATCGGTGGTGATGGTCAAGCCACACTGGGCAACACGGTAATGAAGGGCAACGTCAAAAAAGTCCGTCGCCTGTATAACGACAAAGTGATTGCCGGGTTTGCTGGGGGTACGGCTGATGCTTTTACCCTGTTCGAATTATTCGAGCGCAAATTGGAAATGCATCAGGGCCATTTAGTTAAAGCCGCTGTTGAACTGGCAAAAGACTGGCGTACCGATCGCATGCTACGCAAATTGGAAGCGCTGCTCGCAGTGGCTGATGAAAATGCCTCGCTAATCATTACCGGTAACGGCGACGTCGTTCAGCCAGAAAATGATTTGATTGCTATCGGTTCCGGCGGCCCTTATGCCCAATCTGCCGCCCGCGCACTGTTGGAAAATACCGAATTAAGCGCCCGTGAGATCGTTGAGAAATCCCTCTGCATCGCAGGTGACATCTGTATTTACACCAACCATTTCCACACTATTGAAGAATTGCCTTCCAAAGCGTAA
- the hslU gene encoding HslU--HslV peptidase ATPase subunit yields MSEMTPREIVSELDSYIIGQNKAKRAVAIALRNRWRRMQLNEMLRHEVTPKNILMIGPTGVGKTEIARRLAKLANAPFIKVEATKFTEVGYVGKEVDSIIRDLTDAAVKMVRLQSIEKNRTRAEEMAEERILDVLIPPAKNNWGQPEEQQEPSAARQAFRKKLREGQLDDKEIEIDLAAAPIGVEIMAPPGMEEMTNQLQSMFQNLGGQKQKPRKLKIKEAFKLLVEEEAAKLVNPEELKEQAVEAVEQHGIVFIDEIDKICKRSGQSSGPDVSREGVQRDLLPLVEGCTVSTKHGMVKTDHILFIASGAFQTASPSDLIPELQGRLPIRVELQALTTEDFERILTEPSASLSEQYKALMATEGVSIDFTTDGIRRIAEAAWQVNERTENIGARRLHTVLERLMEDISYDASEISGQSITIDADYVRNHLDELVADEDLSRFIL; encoded by the coding sequence ATGTCTGAAATGACCCCGCGCGAGATCGTCAGTGAGCTGGACAGTTATATTATTGGCCAGAACAAAGCCAAACGTGCTGTCGCTATCGCCCTGCGTAACCGCTGGCGCCGGATGCAACTCAACGAGATGCTCCGTCACGAAGTGACGCCAAAAAATATCCTGATGATCGGTCCTACTGGTGTTGGTAAAACAGAGATTGCTCGTCGCCTGGCCAAACTAGCCAATGCCCCATTCATCAAAGTAGAGGCTACCAAGTTCACCGAAGTGGGCTATGTAGGTAAAGAAGTAGACTCTATTATCCGCGATCTGACAGATGCTGCCGTGAAAATGGTGCGTTTGCAGTCGATCGAAAAAAACCGTACCCGTGCAGAAGAAATGGCGGAAGAACGCATTCTGGATGTGTTAATCCCACCAGCCAAGAATAACTGGGGCCAACCAGAAGAGCAGCAAGAACCTTCTGCCGCCCGTCAGGCATTTCGTAAGAAACTGCGGGAAGGTCAGCTGGATGATAAAGAAATCGAGATCGATCTGGCTGCGGCACCGATTGGGGTAGAAATCATGGCTCCTCCAGGCATGGAAGAGATGACCAACCAGTTGCAATCGATGTTCCAGAATCTGGGGGGACAAAAACAGAAACCACGTAAGCTAAAGATCAAAGAGGCTTTCAAGCTGCTGGTTGAAGAAGAAGCAGCCAAGCTGGTCAACCCGGAAGAGCTGAAAGAACAGGCTGTAGAAGCCGTTGAACAGCACGGCATCGTGTTCATCGATGAGATCGATAAAATCTGTAAGCGTAGTGGTCAAAGTTCTGGCCCGGACGTTTCTCGCGAAGGTGTTCAGCGTGATCTGTTGCCCTTGGTGGAAGGGTGTACGGTTTCTACCAAGCACGGAATGGTAAAAACCGATCACATTCTGTTTATTGCCTCTGGCGCTTTCCAGACTGCCAGCCCTTCAGACTTGATCCCAGAGCTACAAGGCCGTCTGCCGATCCGTGTGGAGCTGCAAGCGCTGACAACAGAAGATTTTGAACGCATTCTGACAGAACCGAGTGCATCGCTGAGCGAACAGTACAAGGCGTTAATGGCAACCGAAGGCGTCTCCATTGATTTCACCACCGATGGTATCCGCCGTATCGCCGAGGCAGCATGGCAGGTTAACGAACGCACCGAAAACATTGGCGCACGCCGCCTGCATACCGTACTGGAACGCCTGATGGAAGATATATCCTACGATGCGAGTGAAATTAGCGGCCAATCCATTACAATTGACGCCGATTACGTGCGCAATCATCTGGATGAACTGGTAGCAGATGAAGATCTGAGCCGTTTCATCTTATAA
- a CDS encoding 1,4-dihydroxy-2-naphthoate polyprenyltransferase: MSLSTPTTPARAWLESLRPRTLPLAFASIFVGSAIAAWQGSLKPSVAALALITAGLLQILSNLANDYGDAVKGSDKEDRIGPLRGMQKGMITQSQMKRAMMLMVLLITISGCWLIAVACEKPSDVVGFLVLGGLAIIAAITYTVGAKPYGYMGLGDMSVLVFFGWLSVAGSYYLQTHTFDTIIMLPATACGLLATAVLNINNLRDIESDRDNGKHTLVVRLGPKNGRYYHAFLLSAAVVCFALFTLLNLHSLWGWLFLLATPLLFRHALRVLRDQTAIGMRPMLEHMVKAALLANVLFAIGVVLS, from the coding sequence ATGAGCCTATCAACCCCCACCACCCCAGCTCGAGCCTGGCTGGAAAGTTTACGACCGCGGACCCTACCATTGGCCTTTGCCTCTATCTTCGTGGGTTCAGCTATTGCTGCGTGGCAAGGTAGTCTGAAGCCAAGTGTGGCAGCGTTGGCTCTAATCACTGCGGGTCTGTTGCAGATCCTTTCCAATCTAGCTAATGACTACGGCGACGCAGTGAAAGGTAGCGATAAAGAAGACCGTATCGGCCCATTGCGTGGCATGCAAAAAGGCATGATTACACAGAGCCAGATGAAACGAGCAATGATGCTAATGGTGCTCCTCATCACCATTTCCGGCTGTTGGCTGATAGCCGTTGCCTGTGAAAAACCCAGCGATGTTGTTGGTTTCCTGGTGTTGGGTGGATTGGCGATTATTGCGGCTATAACCTATACCGTTGGTGCCAAACCTTATGGTTATATGGGGTTAGGTGACATGTCGGTGCTGGTCTTTTTTGGTTGGCTCAGTGTGGCGGGGAGTTACTATTTGCAAACCCATACCTTTGACACCATCATCATGCTGCCAGCAACAGCATGTGGTCTGTTAGCCACTGCGGTTTTGAATATTAATAATCTGCGCGACATCGAAAGCGATCGAGACAACGGAAAGCATACCCTGGTGGTTCGCCTTGGCCCAAAGAATGGGCGCTATTATCACGCATTTCTGTTGAGCGCCGCCGTGGTGTGCTTCGCTCTGTTCACCCTGCTTAATCTTCACAGCCTCTGGGGCTGGTTGTTTCTTTTGGCCACCCCGCTACTTTTCCGGCATGCTCTGCGAGTGTTGCGAGACCAAACGGCCATCGGTATGCGGCCAATGCTGGAACATATGGTAAAAGCGGCATTACTGGCCAATGTGTTATTCGCTATTGGCGTAGTACTCAGCTAG
- the rraA gene encoding ribonuclease E activity regulator RraA, with protein sequence MKYDTSELCDIYQEEVNVVEPLFSNFGGRTSFGGQITTVKCFEDNGLLFELLEENGRGRVLLIDGGGSVRRALINAELARLATQNEWEGIVVYGAVRQVDDLEELDIGIQAMAAIPVGASSDGIGESDIRVNFGGVTFFSGDHLYADNTGIILSEYPLDIE encoded by the coding sequence ATGAAATACGATACTTCCGAACTCTGCGATATCTATCAGGAAGAGGTCAACGTAGTTGAGCCTCTGTTCTCTAATTTTGGCGGGCGTACTTCATTTGGCGGGCAGATCACAACGGTGAAATGCTTCGAGGATAACGGCCTGTTGTTTGAACTGCTCGAAGAAAATGGCCGAGGCCGTGTATTGCTGATCGATGGTGGTGGTTCTGTGCGCCGTGCACTCATCAACGCGGAATTGGCTCGCTTGGCAACTCAAAATGAGTGGGAAGGTATTGTCGTTTACGGTGCTGTCCGCCAGGTGGACGATCTGGAAGAGCTGGATATCGGCATTCAAGCGATGGCAGCGATACCGGTAGGTGCATCCAGTGATGGCATCGGCGAAAGTGATATTCGCGTTAATTTCGGTGGCGTCACCTTCTTCTCTGGCGATCACCTGTATGCCGACAATACCGGCATTATCCTTTCTGAATACCCACTCGACATCGAGTAA
- the zapB gene encoding septal ring assembly protein ZapB gives MSFEVFEKLEAKVQQAIDTITLLQMEIEELKEKNNTLSQEVQNASANHESLVRENQQLKEEQHLWQERLRALLGKMEEV, from the coding sequence ATGTCATTTGAAGTATTTGAAAAACTGGAAGCAAAAGTTCAGCAGGCGATCGATACCATCACGTTACTGCAGATGGAAATTGAAGAGCTAAAAGAGAAAAATAATACTCTGTCTCAAGAAGTTCAGAACGCATCAGCAAATCATGAATCGCTGGTGCGCGAAAATCAGCAATTGAAAGAAGAACAGCACCTCTGGCAAGAACGCTTGCGCGCATTGCTGGGCAAAATGGAAGAAGTTTGA
- a CDS encoding MIP/aquaporin family protein, translated as MSQITHPTLKGQCIAEFLGTGLLIFFGVGCVAALKLAGASFGQWEISIIWGLGVAMAIYLTAAVSGAHLNPAVTVALWLFACFDGRKVLPYIVAQIAGAFCAAALVYGLYYSLFVDFETTHQMVRGSNESLELAGIFSTYPNAHISVGQAFLVETVITAILMCLILALTDDGNGIPRGPLAPLLIGILIAVIGASMGPLTGFAMNPARDFGPKLFACLAGWGNVAFTGARDIPYFLVPIFGPIVGAGLGAFGYRALIGSQLPCDVCAEEEQPTSPPEQREA; from the coding sequence ATGAGCCAAATCACCCATCCCACCTTAAAAGGACAGTGCATAGCGGAATTTCTCGGCACTGGTCTATTGATATTCTTTGGCGTAGGTTGTGTTGCCGCGCTTAAATTGGCAGGGGCCAGTTTTGGTCAGTGGGAAATCAGCATCATTTGGGGACTTGGTGTTGCCATGGCCATTTACTTGACGGCTGCTGTTTCCGGTGCGCACCTTAATCCAGCAGTGACCGTTGCGTTGTGGCTGTTTGCTTGCTTTGATGGGCGCAAAGTACTGCCTTATATTGTGGCGCAAATTGCCGGTGCATTCTGTGCCGCGGCTTTGGTTTATGGATTGTACTATAGCCTGTTCGTAGATTTTGAAACTACACACCAGATGGTTCGTGGCAGCAACGAAAGCCTCGAGTTAGCCGGGATTTTCTCTACTTATCCGAACGCCCATATTTCTGTCGGCCAGGCCTTCCTGGTAGAAACCGTGATCACCGCCATCCTGATGTGCCTGATCTTGGCGTTAACCGACGATGGTAACGGTATTCCCCGTGGTCCTCTGGCCCCCTTGTTAATCGGTATTCTGATTGCCGTTATCGGTGCATCCATGGGACCATTAACTGGCTTTGCAATGAACCCAGCACGTGATTTTGGACCGAAGCTGTTCGCCTGTCTGGCAGGTTGGGGAAACGTTGCCTTTACTGGTGCACGTGATATTCCTTACTTTCTGGTACCCATCTTCGGCCCAATTGTTGGTGCTGGCCTAGGGGCTTTTGGCTACCGTGCACTGATAGGCAGCCAATTGCCCTGTGATGTCTGTGCAGAAGAAGAGCAGCCCACATCCCCCCCAGAACAACGTGAAGCGTGA